Genomic window (Gasterosteus aculeatus chromosome 1, fGasAcu3.hap1.1, whole genome shotgun sequence):
tgttttacaaAGACTAGACATCTGATTTCTGACGACGTAAGATAGAAATCTCCCTACCTGTGCTACCTTTAATCCTCCTTTGTAAAAGATTGCAAACAAACTGCAATAGAGGTGGTACTCTTTAAGACTTTATTTTGTAACAAAGCAGTCTTTTCTCAAAATCCTGATGTCTGTTAAACAGTAGACTTaatatcattacattacacgtcatttagctgacgcttttatccaaagcgacttagaaTAACTGCATTTCAACCAAAAGAACAAGGAACAAGaatgtgcaatttcatcaaatgagccgatttacaacttgctatcgATAACATCCATTATACATGTACATtatacaatttaagtgctacaatttgttagtttttagtcaaggtagagtctgaagaggtgtgtcatTCGCATTTGTTCTTTATTCGAACTCATTGTAACAAATGTAAActaacaaatgtttttattgttgctgtACAAGATGACTTTGTGTAGCCCCAGAATTTGTTGCACTGACCTATTAAGAATCTTTCAGTTGGGAGAACGAAAGTGTCTCCTGAGCACACCGATGATGATTAAGACTATTGTTGGGGCTGCGACCACGCCGACCGCAGTGGAGAACTGTGGGAAATAACAACTCAAATTTGACATCAAAACAATGCTGTTGTAATTTGGCCATTGATGGAAAGTAAATATGTACATTTACACAGGTTTTGTAGTACAACGTCTAGTGACTTTACTTTGCACACTCCCACATTTCACAGGGAAATATTTAAACAACATTATTCAGTATGCATGTACAGCTGTAATGATAAGCATGATAAGCATGCAATGCAATGATCACAATGGTCAGCAAGAGGTATTTATATCGAACTTTTCATTCCAACTTAACAGCATGTGCAAACACCCAAAACACCATACAGTAAAGATAAGTCTTTCAAATATGTATTAAGGATACCACACTAACCTTAATAGCAGCACCGTAGTCCCTTTTGAACAATTGCAGATCCACATTGAAGAGAGCGAGGCTGCAAGGCAGGTAGGAATCTGTATCCTCCGAGTCTCTGCATCTTTGGGACAAGCATATACAATCATTTTTCTTCcatatttacattaaaaaacagaaaactgcaCCCACACATCTGGTCTATTTTTCTGCATACAATTGAAACACACCTTTTGTACAAAGTGCTTAGGAGCAAACTGTTGTCTGCCAGGTAAAGCTCTGAAAGGCCAAGGTCAATCAATACTGACAGCGGCAGCCTGTAACCCTCCTCTGCCAGCAGGCCAAGGTTGTACCATCCCTGTGGAAGAACAGTACGGCTCAGACACACGCTcagtggtgaaaaaaaacaaaacatggaagAAATATGTAGACACACCGTCAGAAAATCAATTTAACAGGAGCAGACCTGTGGATTGTTCCTCACTGCTGCCCGAGTGTACATCGCTGCTGTAGAAAACAACTCCTTCTGCCTGTCACTTCCCCCTTCATACAGCAGGTCACCCATTCTAATCAAGGCTGCAGTAGTAGGAAAaacagttttaattatgaatgtttctgtacattttgcaaaaagtccaaaaatatgGCAACGTACCATAAGTGTCCGGATTTTGGCTTTGGAGTGTAAGGTTGTAATATCTCCACATGCAGTTTGATGCAAAAGAAGGGTCCAGAAAATGTAACTGGGAACAGCCAGAATACATATTTTTTcgcttgtttttttaatgacaagAATAAATTGAAACCATAaaactcaaaaaaaaataaaaataaagattatGAGGATAACTCACCGTATTTTGTTCACATAGATATGCTGCATTGAATTGGGCGGGTGAGTACCCAGACTCAGCAGCCACCATGTAATATAACAGCGAGCTGAACCTGTTGAATTGGTAAAGCGTCAATAAGATTACCAAAATGAAGTGTGTCAGATCTGGATGGTGTAggtgtgaaaagagaaaaagattacatgtcGCCCTTGAGATACAAATCCAAGGCTTTCCGCAAGACGCTGCCCAGGTATCCGTTGTGCTCCGCTGCCCACTTTACCCACCTGCAGTCAGTCAAAAAGACACAGTCACGGCAGGCGATCGGCGCAAATCATGTTTGTGCAATAAGTGCGAAGAGGGTCGGTGGCTAACAAAAGTGCGTCCGATGGACGTCTGTGCACGCATCCAGGTAGCCCAGTGGTCCAGATGCTGGCCAGGTGAATCGCTCCCCTGATGTGGCCTCTCTCTGCAGACTTCAGGTAGTACCGATAGGCCATACACTGCAGGGAAGACAAGAGGATAAACCGCCACACATCAGCCTCCTCGTGTGTAAGCACGCTGGTAGATGAACGCACAAAGCGTTCATACTCGGGGCTAACCTGGTCAGCAGCTTTTCCCGGATACAAGCCCTGAGAGTACACGACGCCGAGGTTGAAAGCAGCGTCTGGCGACTGCAGGAGATCCGCCTGCTGCCACAGCTGCACCGCCCGCATGTAGTCGTGTTCAAATTGCTCATAGTACCAGGCCAGGGCGTTTATTGCAGGAACAAAGTCCTGTGGGCAAGAACGTCGTAATAAGACTGGCGGGTGAACGCTTGAATGAATTTTAGCAACCAAATTCAGATatcatttctttttaagtgtaatAAGAATGGAATTAACAAACCTGGTCCATGGCTTTCTTCAGGAAAGTAAGAGCCTTTGGAATGTCCTTTTCAACCCCAAGCCCCTGCAGTGCAACAGACAtcatatttattaaaaagagTTTTAAACTACATAATGACACCAAATAGGGAGTACATCAGGTGTAGTTCCCACCTGTAGTAGGACTATGCCATAGTCGTACATTGACGCTGGGTCCTTCCACTGGACTGCTCCCCTTTCGTAGTGTCTCACAGCCTTCTGGATGTCTGGAGACACTCCCTGCTGACCCCAGAACAGCATGCGGGCAACAGCTCCCTGGAAAACAGTTGCCAAATGATTACAAAATGTACACGATAGAACGTTCTCACCTGATCGTGTGTTCCTGGTCACTTTATTTTACCCTGGAATGTGTATTTTGAAACACAGGCCTGACATTTGAGGAcgaccttttgtttgttttttatgactTTCTTATGCTTGTGTACTTTCAGCCTAAAAAGCACAGATGACAGAAAAGGGTTTACCTCGGCTTCAGCTGCTCCCCTGCGTGCTTGCAGTGTCAACCATTGGAAGAGATGGTGGTCTTCATTGGTCTGGAGATTCAACGCCTCGTCGTCGTTTAGGTAAACAGCCTCCACAAATATCtaaaagaaaggggagggggacaACCGAAATGAGCTCTGAATTACAACCACTGTTATTGCACATTACAGACATACTGTTGGCTGTATAAAAGGTATAACACAGCACTACCAAGACCTGCAAAGCGAGCACAGCAAAGCATCCAGTTACAAACACATATGTGTTACCTGCTCCGGTACGGGATTGTGGCGGTCCAGAGTTGTCTGTTGAGCAATGTTGGCATAGTAGGCATACGCCAGGTCTGGGTCTGTGGGGAGACCATCGACACCCAGGTGGTGCAGGTGCCCGAGACGCAGGAGTGCTAACCGCTGGTCTTTCTGGGCAGCCAGCAAGGCCAGCAGCCAGGCCTGCGCCAGACACAAGGGCATGGgaggatgtttatttttcaaaagtCCCACCTATGGCAGAGATCTACTAACAGCTGAcactgaagcacacacacacacacacacacaccttattgGGCTGTTCCTCGACTCCCAGGCCAGCGGTGTAGAGCACCGACGACATGTGCAGAGCTTGGTTATCAGCTAAGCAGCCGGCTtggagcagcagcggcagtATTCTGCTGACCGCTCCAGCGTTGCTGGCTCTGCTCAGCTTATGGAGCGATAAGGAGTACAGGGCTCGGCCCACAGCGGGCAGGCTGGCTCGTCTTTTTCCTGCAAGTCAGGAATTGAACGGATTTCATTGGTTTGTGTGAAATGAGACATGATATTATCagtgaataataataagcatGTAATACTGTTAGCCCGGCACCATAGGAAGCAAAAGGGTGCACTGCAAACTCTGCCGTGCCGTCAAACTTGCATCAGACCCACAGGTCGGATGTGTTCAATCGTCAATATGGTCAATATATGTCGCTGCTCATAAATACAAACGTCACCAAAGTGAATCTTTGTCTCTCACCGTGTTTGAAAACCAAAAACCTGGCTAATTTTGCAGCTTGTCTTCTACGAGGGACAGTTGTCTCCCACAGCTCACACTGTGACTCTGATGGCTGTCTGCACTTCACCATCCGCTCATGGAAGCCATCGAAGCATGTCTCTGAAAACAACGCACAATTGACAGCCTCCAGACACATCCAGAGGGCCTGCGGATATCGTGTCAGACGCCGGAACATCAGCGCCATCTAGTGGATACGAACGCCTCCTACCAGACTCTGTCTCCTGTTGGGCCTCGAGAAGATATCCACTGATTTTAACATCCATCTCCAGACGGAATTCCTGACAGGACTCCAGCCAGCCTGTAAGGTTCAAAGTCCTGATAACATCTGGAACAACCACCTCAGCCTGGATAAGAGGAAAATGATGAGACTCCACTTGTAGAGGGTGAGAATACATTGCAGCCCGGTGCAGGACATTACCATGCTGTGAGGTGGTATACGGTTGCGGTAGTAAATCACCGGGCCAAAAAAACCTGCCACACCTCTTATGTATTTCCCTCCGCCAATCCCAAAATATCCCTCCGTGTCATCTAGCACGGCGATATGCGCCAACCTGTAAGACACAACGcagacatctttttttattttcggGTTGTTAACGCAGCACTGCACATCTTGTCACGTGTGAGGCACACTTACATATGTACTATGGAATAAACCGTCCTCTGCTCCTTATTCAGGCACACCATGGAGACGGTCACCTGAGACGCACGACAACGGCCgcgttacattacaggtcatttagctgacacttttatccaaagggacCATCCAAAAGCCACAGCTTTTTTACACTTTgtcccagggagcaattagaggttaggtgtcttgctcagggacactttgacatgggacatggg
Coding sequences:
- the si:dkey-24p1.6 gene encoding protein sel-1 homolog 3; the protein is MDLHTLHRSICLFGLVVQIVWTLDQVTLLNPPEEPVPDHLLDVLYSCNGPAAVQLDCVVSFETGITSTTLLRRWSCVPGHLKVKTLALNLPDWLVYRADGIVPDSRRVLSCVLLASVRYGGFDDTEESLAAQDAATLQPKGFFGRPMKRHQLCVPWSTEMLRITQLFSKKQCPMERETVHLLSSMYGSTGETFGITKTLEPYGAEVLEYLRVEAISSPWCMFSVWIFVTRHCQDDLCGLLYHVDSHNNYVTPTLFLKKSGQLHVQMDGESHGSSAFAPAFKVPLSEWCQISVALRATMVTVSMVCLNKEQRTVYSIVHMLAHIAVLDDTEGYFGIGGGKYIRGVAGFFGPVIYYRNRIPPHSMAEVVVPDVIRTLNLTGWLESCQEFRLEMDVKISGYLLEAQQETESETCFDGFHERMVKCRQPSESQCELWETTVPRRRQAAKLARFLVFKHGKRRASLPAVGRALYSLSLHKLSRASNAGAVSRILPLLLQAGCLADNQALHMSSVLYTAGLGVEEQPNKAWLLALLAAQKDQRLALLRLGHLHHLGVDGLPTDPDLAYAYYANIAQQTTLDRHNPVPEQIFVEAVYLNDDEALNLQTNEDHHLFQWLTLQARRGAAEAEGAVARMLFWGQQGVSPDIQKAVRHYERGAVQWKDPASMYDYGIVLLQGLGVEKDIPKALTFLKKAMDQDFVPAINALAWYYEQFEHDYMRAVQLWQQADLLQSPDAAFNLGVVYSQGLYPGKAADQCMAYRYYLKSAERGHIRGAIHLASIWTTGLPGCVHRRPSDALLWVKWAAEHNGYLGSVLRKALDLYLKGDMFSSLLYYMVAAESGYSPAQFNAAYLCEQNTLHFLDPSFASNCMWRYYNLTLQSQNPDTYALIRMGDLLYEGGSDRQKELFSTAAMYTRAAVRNNPQGWYNLGLLAEEGYRLPLSVLIDLGLSELYLADNSLLLSTLYKRCRDSEDTDSYLPCSLALFNVDLQLFKRDYGAAIKFSTAVGVVAAPTIVLIIIGVLRRHFRSPN